One Methylomarinovum tepidoasis DNA window includes the following coding sequences:
- a CDS encoding lysophospholipid acyltransferase family protein has protein sequence MKKRPTPLILLRSALFLLVQTAITVALTPVVLAVSTLPRYEYRYRLARLWAGSILAALRWICGIDWDIRGLENIPQRGGIVLSKHQSAWETLMLFLLFPRAVFVLKQELLKIPFFGWCLARYHHIAIDRSKPKKAMVALMKQGLQRLREGHWIIIFPEGTRVAPGERRRYAGSGGALAARAKTPVVPVAHNAGEFWPRNSFVKYPGTITLVIGPVLDGAELPAEEINRRAEEWIEATMEEISHP, from the coding sequence ATGAAAAAACGCCCCACGCCCCTCATCCTCCTTCGCTCGGCCCTGTTCCTGCTGGTCCAAACTGCGATCACCGTGGCGCTGACACCGGTGGTGCTGGCGGTTTCCACCCTGCCCCGCTACGAATACCGCTACCGCCTGGCGCGCCTCTGGGCCGGTTCGATCCTCGCCGCCCTGCGCTGGATCTGCGGCATCGACTGGGACATCCGGGGGCTGGAGAACATTCCGCAGCGAGGTGGCATCGTCCTCAGCAAGCATCAGTCCGCCTGGGAAACCCTGATGCTGTTCCTGCTGTTTCCCCGTGCGGTCTTCGTCCTCAAACAGGAACTTCTGAAGATCCCCTTCTTCGGCTGGTGCCTGGCCCGCTACCATCACATCGCCATCGACCGCAGCAAACCGAAAAAGGCGATGGTGGCGTTGATGAAACAGGGATTGCAACGCCTCAGGGAAGGCCACTGGATCATCATCTTCCCCGAGGGCACCCGGGTCGCGCCCGGGGAGCGGCGCCGCTACGCCGGTTCCGGCGGGGCGCTGGCGGCCCGCGCCAAGACGCCCGTAGTGCCGGTGGCCCACAACGCCGGCGAATTCTGGCCCCGCAACAGCTTCGTCAAATATCCCGGCACCATCACCCTGGTCATCGGCCCGGTGCTGGACGGGGCCGAACTGCCGGCCGAGGAGATCAACCGAAGGGCGGAGGAATGGATCGAGGCGACCATGGAGGAAATCTCCCACCCATGA
- a CDS encoding Uma2 family endonuclease codes for MTQHALIETVSVADYLSGEQASAIRHEYVAGQVFAMVGATRARNVVTLNIAAALRNHLRGTPCTAYMSDMKVHVEAADTFYYPDVAVSCEPLPPQGVFLSEPVLIVEVLSPSTENIDRREKRLNYQKLSSLREYVLVSPEEIRVEVYRRGRGGWAELDVYEAGDEAVALASVDVRLPLAEIYLDVL; via the coding sequence ATGACGCAACATGCCTTGATCGAAACGGTTTCCGTGGCGGACTACCTGAGCGGGGAACAAGCCAGCGCCATCCGCCACGAGTACGTCGCCGGCCAGGTGTTCGCCATGGTGGGGGCGACCCGGGCCCGCAACGTGGTGACCCTCAACATTGCCGCCGCCCTGCGCAACCACCTGCGCGGCACGCCCTGCACCGCCTACATGAGCGACATGAAGGTCCACGTCGAGGCCGCCGATACCTTTTATTATCCGGATGTGGCGGTCAGCTGTGAGCCGCTGCCGCCCCAGGGGGTGTTTCTCAGCGAGCCGGTGCTGATCGTGGAGGTGCTGTCCCCCTCGACCGAAAACATCGACCGGCGCGAGAAGCGCCTCAATTATCAAAAACTGTCCAGCCTGCGGGAATACGTGCTGGTTTCTCCCGAGGAAATCCGGGTGGAGGTCTACCGCCGCGGCCGCGGGGGATGGGCGGAACTGGATGTCTATGAAGCCGGGGACGAGGCTGTGGCGCTCGCCTCAGTGGATGTTCGGTTGCCGTTGGCGGAGATCTATTTGGATGTCTTGTAA
- the moaB gene encoding molybdenum cofactor biosynthesis protein B yields MNDRPFIPLAIAVLTVSDTRTEETDTSGRLLAERLQSAGHRLAEKRIVPDDIYRIRAAVSGWIADPEVNAVLTTGGTGVTGRDGTPEAVAPLLDKVLDGFGEVFRMISYRQIGTSTIQSRALAGVANGTYVFCLPGSRNACATAWDELIQAQLDYRTRPCNLVELMDRLHE; encoded by the coding sequence ATGAACGACCGTCCATTCATTCCCCTTGCCATCGCCGTCCTCACCGTCTCCGACACCCGCACCGAGGAAACCGACACCTCCGGCCGGCTGCTGGCAGAACGGCTGCAAAGCGCCGGCCACCGGCTGGCGGAGAAGCGCATCGTCCCCGACGACATCTACCGCATCCGGGCGGCGGTCTCAGGCTGGATCGCCGATCCCGAGGTCAACGCCGTCCTCACCACCGGCGGCACCGGCGTCACCGGCCGCGACGGCACCCCCGAGGCGGTCGCCCCCTTGCTGGACAAGGTGCTCGACGGCTTCGGCGAGGTGTTCCGCATGATTTCCTATCGGCAGATCGGCACCTCCACCATCCAGTCCCGGGCCCTGGCCGGGGTGGCCAACGGCACCTACGTCTTCTGCCTGCCGGGATCGAGGAACGCCTGCGCCACCGCCTGGGACGAGCTGATCCAGGCGCAACTGGACTACCGCACCCGGCCCTGCAATCTGGTAGAGTTGATGGACCGCCTGCACGAATAA
- a CDS encoding NnrU family protein, with product MLLLILASLFFLGLHFGVAATPLRDRLIERFGPVPYRIGFAALALLGLVFLVYAWRQAPFINLWGSPAIFRYLAVALMPLAFFCIVAGLTTPNPARLGQENALTEDFRPTGILRITRNPVLWGIALWALLHLLANGDVSSVIFFGTFLALAVGGSFDIDRKRLRRFGERWRRYMEQTSNLPLQAVLQGRQKLVWKEIGGWRIALALVLYFGFLHGHARLFGVSPLGL from the coding sequence ATGCTCCTGTTGATTCTCGCTTCCCTGTTCTTCCTGGGACTTCACTTCGGCGTCGCCGCCACCCCGCTGCGCGACCGGCTCATCGAACGCTTCGGCCCGGTCCCCTACCGCATCGGCTTTGCGGCCTTGGCGCTGCTGGGACTGGTCTTCCTGGTCTATGCCTGGCGCCAGGCGCCTTTCATCAACCTGTGGGGGTCGCCGGCGATCTTCCGCTATCTGGCGGTGGCGCTGATGCCGCTGGCTTTCTTTTGCATCGTCGCCGGCCTCACCACCCCAAACCCCGCGCGCCTGGGACAGGAAAACGCCCTGACCGAGGATTTCCGACCCACCGGCATCCTGCGCATCACCCGCAATCCGGTGCTGTGGGGCATCGCTCTGTGGGCCCTGCTGCACCTGCTCGCCAACGGCGACGTGTCCTCGGTGATCTTCTTCGGCACCTTCCTGGCGCTGGCCGTGGGCGGCAGCTTCGACATCGACCGCAAGCGCCTCAGGCGGTTCGGTGAGCGCTGGCGGCGGTACATGGAACAGACCTCGAACCTGCCGCTCCAGGCCGTCCTCCAGGGCAGGCAGAAGCTGGTCTGGAAGGAGATCGGCGGGTGGCGCATCGCCCTCGCCCTGGTGCTGTACTTCGGCTTCCTCCACGGGCACGCGCGCCTGTTCGGCGTCTCACCCCTGGGGTTGTGA
- a CDS encoding RNA-guided endonuclease InsQ/TnpB family protein, whose protein sequence is MKLRWTFRCYPTPEQECLLARTFGCVRFVYNHFLHERNAAFTRGERMTYSQTSAALTRLKRDPDFAWLSEVSSVPLQQSLRHLQTAFRNFFEKRSGYPSFKRKTGTQSAEYTRSAFRFEVGNQRLLIAKLGRLKVKWSRRVPVEPTTVTLIRKPSGHYFVSLVLDLTPAPLPKTGKETALDFGLEKLATLANGEKIDNPRYLKRYLKKLARVQRLLARKQKGSKCYERAKRRVAKVHEKIANCRKDHQNQLAWMLVNRFDVIYLEDLNLRGLVKNHNLARSLQDAAIGGYIRTIEAKAIMHGKQVVKVDRFFPSTKMCCRCGQLYSMPLEKRQMECDCGNVMDRDLNAAINILAAGQAVTARGDGVRPDPAPA, encoded by the coding sequence ATGAAGTTGCGCTGGACTTTCCGCTGCTACCCGACTCCGGAACAGGAATGCCTCCTGGCCCGGACATTCGGCTGCGTGCGTTTCGTCTACAACCATTTCCTGCACGAACGCAACGCCGCCTTCACCAGAGGTGAGCGGATGACCTATTCCCAGACCAGCGCCGCTTTGACTCGGCTCAAGCGCGACCCGGATTTTGCTTGGCTAAGCGAAGTCTCCTCGGTCCCCTTGCAGCAGTCGCTGCGCCATCTACAAACCGCCTTCCGTAACTTCTTCGAGAAACGCAGCGGATATCCGTCCTTCAAGCGCAAGACCGGCACCCAGTCTGCTGAATACACCCGTTCGGCTTTCCGGTTCGAGGTCGGCAATCAAAGGCTTTTGATCGCCAAGCTGGGACGGCTCAAGGTCAAATGGTCCCGCAGGGTGCCGGTCGAGCCGACCACGGTGACGCTCATCCGCAAACCATCCGGGCATTACTTCGTCTCGCTGGTGCTGGACTTGACCCCGGCCCCGCTCCCCAAGACCGGCAAGGAGACCGCCCTGGACTTCGGTCTTGAGAAGCTGGCGACCCTCGCCAACGGCGAAAAGATCGACAACCCCCGCTATCTCAAGCGCTACCTGAAGAAGCTCGCCAGGGTCCAACGGCTTCTGGCCCGCAAGCAAAAGGGTAGCAAGTGCTACGAAAGGGCAAAAAGACGCGTGGCCAAAGTCCACGAAAAGATCGCCAACTGCCGGAAAGACCATCAAAACCAGCTGGCGTGGATGCTCGTCAATCGCTTCGATGTCATCTACCTGGAGGACCTGAACCTGCGCGGTTTGGTTAAAAACCACAACCTGGCCCGCAGCCTTCAGGACGCCGCCATTGGTGGGTACATTCGAACCATCGAAGCCAAGGCGATCATGCACGGCAAGCAGGTGGTCAAGGTGGATCGTTTCTTTCCGAGCACGAAAATGTGCTGCCGCTGTGGTCAGCTTTACTCCATGCCGCTTGAGAAACGGCAGATGGAATGTGACTGCGGCAACGTGATGGACCGCGACCTTAACGCGGCCATCAATATTTTGGCGGCCGGGCAGGCCGTGACCGCACGTGGAGACGGCGTAAGACCTGATCCGGCTCCGGCCTGA
- a CDS encoding DUF423 domain-containing protein: MNRQLLGLAAGLAGVAVMLGAFGAHGLQARVSEHFLSVWQTAVRYQMWHALGLGLIAVAEPELPGLRWSVRLMLLGIVVFCGTLYLLVLSGWRWLGMITPLGGLALIAAWLWLAWQCWRGNDA; this comes from the coding sequence ATGAACCGGCAGCTGTTGGGACTGGCGGCCGGGCTGGCGGGCGTGGCGGTGATGCTGGGGGCTTTCGGCGCTCACGGCCTGCAGGCGCGGGTGTCGGAACATTTCCTGAGCGTGTGGCAGACCGCGGTGCGCTATCAGATGTGGCACGCCCTGGGGCTGGGCCTGATCGCCGTGGCGGAACCGGAACTGCCAGGGCTGCGCTGGAGCGTGCGCTTGATGCTGCTGGGAATCGTGGTATTCTGCGGCACCCTGTATCTTCTGGTGCTCAGCGGCTGGCGCTGGCTGGGGATGATCACCCCCCTCGGCGGCCTGGCGCTGATCGCCGCCTGGTTGTGGTTGGCCTGGCAATGTTGGAGAGGAAACGATGCGTGA